The Daucus carota subsp. sativus chromosome 2, DH1 v3.0, whole genome shotgun sequence genome includes a window with the following:
- the LOC108209863 gene encoding protein NSP-INTERACTING KINASE 3 encodes MLRSCGEKMENLFVFLCGVGLLVLILLQGSSATLSPSGVNYEVVALMAIKSDINDPHNVLDNWDMTSVDPCSWRMVTCSDGSVSALGLPSKSLSGTLSSGIGNLTNLQSLLMQNNAISGSIPASVGKLEKLQTLDLSSNKLHGEIPSSFGDLGNLNYLRLNNNSLGGTIPESLSRVGGLTLVDLSFNNFSGSLPKLSARTFKINGNPLLCAENSIINCSVIYPEPVSLQPDDKTESGKKDHRHIAIALGTSIGSTFLIIIIIGSLVWWRYRHNQQIFFDVNDQYDPDVCLGHMRSYAFKELRTATNHFSSKNILGSGGFGIVYKGCLNDGTMIAVKRLKEYNTLGGEKQFQTEVELISLALHRNLLRLLGFCTTENERLLVYPYMANGSVASRLRDHARGTPVLDWSRRKRIALGTARGLFYLHEHCDPRIIHRDVKAANILLDEDFEAVVGDFGLAKLLDHRESHVTTAVRGTVGHIAPEYLSTGQSSDKTDVFGFGILLLELITGQKALDFGGAANQKVVMLDWVKKLRQEGKLELIIDKDLKKNYDKIELEEIVQVALLCTQFNPSNRPKMSEVLRMLEGDGLAEKWEASQRDETPRYRNSETPKIYENPERYSDFIEESSLVVEAMELSGPR; translated from the exons ATGCTTAGAAGTTGTGGAGAAAAGATGgaaaatttgtttgtttttctcTGTGGAGTGGGATTACTGGTTTTGATCTTGTTGCAAGGCTCTTCTGCTACTCTTTCTCCTTCTGGAGTTAACTATGAag TTGTTGCATTGATGGCCATTAAAAGTGATATTAATGATCCTCACAATGTTCTGGATAATTGGGACATGACATCGGTAGATCCTTGTAGTTGGAGGATGGTCACCTGCTCTGATGGCTCAGTTTCTGCTCT agGTCTACCTAGCAAGAGTCTGTCGGGAACCTTATCATCAGGGATTGGTAACCTCACTAACTTGCAGTCGCT ATTAATGCAGAATAATGCCATTTCTGGCTCTATTCCTGCTTCTGTGGGAAAATTGGAGAAGTTGCAGACACTCGATCTCTCCTCCAACAAGCTTCACGGTGAAATCCCTAGTTCATTTGGTGACCTTGGGAACCTGAATTATTT GCGACTAAACAACAATAGTCTTGGGGGAACCATACCTGAATCTCTGTCAAGAGTTGGTGGTCTCACTCTGGT GGATCTGTCTTTTAACAATTTCAGCGGTTCTTTACCAAAACTATCAGCCAGAACTTTCAA GATTAATGGCAATCCTTTACTCTGTGCCGAAAATTCCATTATCAACTGTTCTGTTATCTATCCAGAGCCTGTGTCCCTTCAACCAGATG ATAAAACTGAATCTGGAAAAAAGGACCACAGGCACATAGCTATTGCCCTGGGTACAAGTATTGGTTCCACTTTTctaatcataataatcattgGGTCCCTGGTATGGTGGCGATACAGGCACAATCAACAGATCTTCTTTGATGTTAATG ATCAATATGATCCCGATGTATGCTTGGGACATATGAGGAGTTATGCGTTCAAAGAACTTCGAACTGCAACTAACCATTTTAGCTCCAAGAATATCTTAGGGAGTGGAGGATTTGGTATTGTTTATAAAGGTTGCTTAAATGATGGGACTATGATAGCTGTCAAGAGGTTAAAGGAGTATAATACTTTAGGGGGTGAAAAGCAATTTCAGACAGAAGTAGAGCTCATAAGCTTGGCCCTACATCGGAATCTTCTCCGCCTTTTGGGATTCTGCACAACAGAGAATGAAAGGCTTCTTGTTTATCCATATATGGCAAATGGCAGTGTGGCCTCTAGATTAAGAG ATCATGCCCGTGGTACACCAGTCCTGGATTGGTCAAGGCGAAAGCGGATAGCTTTAGGTACAGCACGTGGATTATTTTATCTACACGAGCACTGTGACCCCAGAATTATTCATCGTGATGTAAAGGCAGCCAACATTTTGTTGGATGAAGACTTTGAGGCAGTTGTAGGTGATTTTGGGTTGGCAAAGCTATTGGATCATCGAGAATCCCACGTGACCACAGCAGTCCGTGGTACTGTTGGCCACATTGCTCCGGAGTATCTGTCAACAGGTCAATCATCAGACAAAACTGATGTTTTTGGTTTTGGAATCTTACTTCTTGAGTTAATCACGGGTCAAAAGGCTTTGGACTTTGGTGGAGCAGCAAATCAAAAAGTTGTAATGCTTGATTGG GTAAAGAAACTCCGTCAAGAAGGAAAGCTAGAACTAATCATAGATAAGGATTTGAAGAAAAATTATGACAAGATTGAGTTGGAAGAAATTGTGCAGGTAGCCCTTTTGTGTACACAATTCAATCCTTCTAATCGTCCAAAAATGTCAGAAGTATTACGCATGCTGGAAGGGGATGGTCTAGCAGAGAAGTGGGAGGCCTCACAGAGAGATGAAACGCCAAGGTACCGGAATTCTGAAACTCCTAAAATCTACGAAAATCCTGAGagatattcagattttataGAAGAGTCTTCGCTTGTGGTTGAAGCAATGGAACTTTCTGGTCCTCGATGA